A DNA window from Ammospiza nelsoni isolate bAmmNel1 chromosome 31, bAmmNel1.pri, whole genome shotgun sequence contains the following coding sequences:
- the LOC132085551 gene encoding gastrula zinc finger protein XlCGF8.2DB-like: protein METREEKSPHQNLVKEAVLSYSSAQESNMEEMPQISLRRRGSKASPGFSEEERTTQSQEGGQSFRQSSEMVVHEQLRDREKPHKCLQCGKSFKQSKHLVSHHMIHTGEWAYECGECGKGFSYKSTLVTHQGIHTGERPYECSQCQKRFHTSSRLLQHPQIHSEERPFCCPDCGKGFNHSSHLIRHQRIHTGERPSQCTTCGKRFHTSSHLLLHERIHTDERPFCCPDCGKGFKHNFTLIRHRRIHTGERPFECPQCGKSFTQSSHLTRHQQSHQ, encoded by the coding sequence atggagaccagggaggaaaaatctccACATCAGAACCTTGTAAAAGAGGCCGTTTTGAGCTACTCTAGTGCACAGGAATCCAACATGGAGGAAATGCCACAGATATCCCTCAGGAGGAGGGGCTCCAAAGCCAGCCCAGGATTCTCTGAGGAAGAAAGAACCACCCAGAGCCAGGAAGGGGGACAGAGCTttaggcagagctcagagatgGTGGTTCATGAGCAGCTTCGTGATagggagaagccccacaagtgcttgcagtgtgggaagagcttcaaaCAGAGCAAGCACCTGGTCAGCCACCACATGATCCACACCGGGGAATGGGCCTacgagtgtggggaatgtgggaagggcttcagctacAAATCCACCCTTGTGACCCACCAaggcatccacactggggagaggccctatgagtgttcccagtgtcagaagaggtttcacaccagctccaggctcctccagcaccCACAGATTCACTCGgaggagaggcccttctgctgtcctgactgtgggaagggcttcaacCACAGCTCCCACCTCATCAGGCACCAGCGcatccacacaggggagaggccctCCCAGTGCACCAcatgtgggaagaggtttcacaccagctcccatctcctcctgcatgAGCGGATTCACACAGATGAGAGGCCATTTTGCTGTCCagactgtgggaagggcttcaagcacaactTCACCCTCATCAggcaccggcgcatccacactggtGAGAGGCCCTTCgaatgtccccagtgtgggaagagcttcaccCAGAGCTCTCACTTGACAAGACACCAACAGAGCCACCAGTAA